A stretch of the Chitinophaga sp. Cy-1792 genome encodes the following:
- a CDS encoding TonB-dependent receptor domain-containing protein — translation MRISFYVMVLSLTVTNLMASVASKGQSAERIRLSLDIHGQPLRTALEQLSTKSGVRIYFNDEKVDRIRHVSVHAEDELLMDILQELLSATGMAAQLYGDNRITIIPAADLPPPVKGTVTDKANGTPLPGVGIRIKGKAGGVITDANGRYSINIPEGGATIVISYIGYEQQEIRVGAGTATLNISLKASRTQLNEVQVQARRKANTEMAVLAERRAAAIVQDGISAANIEKTASITTTQALQRVSGVTITDDKYVAIRGLGDRSVIGQLNGVRLASSDPDRSAIPLDLVPAGLLDNITVYKTYTPDKPADAAAGIIELKTRSVPDSAAFNITIQSGYNSNIGLGGKVNSFYNSDPGFFGQKVKNAGLSNDFVQLGKQYPGGFKDVQSMIANSGYDPAIKQEVNRINGIMHSFDPILTTHYNTAKLNQIYSATYGNSFTIFKKHKLGVIAGVNYYQRATDIHGGDLTQWSIYQGVLTGNNQVSSTRIIPNYITPNNINLGKYISYKENTGTSTLNYGFLGGLTYRVNARNEVSMQYMGSRGAEVQASNLYGAYEYTGLPGTVSNVVYSLRRSYRTLNTFNLQGEHRLTAAEYSPKLSYNLATSTSGQDDPDYRFVNLAAYRPKNGGFYVGNGSLPNTGGSPEGTPVYYSLVSGYVNGYGPYGIIQADPNGRRYRNLHETNYNYKADLSVPFRLLGEKQEFKTGVNYLHRDRTFNENVLSLPGSNFSSTGNLALYAVHGNLDRLVGSDQIGVRVPSGATGEGQPAVGGFLYNAQKSPNNYKGFYETRAFYGMLDLHLLKNLRVTGGTRLEMTDIQAAVDTAGVFLDPSLTAPNKDGQTVKLVLTQPNSVYKTDYKPYYSLNITYNPQRDMNLRLGYSTTLARPELRELTNVFEFDPFQFALVVGNPKLVNQTTTNYDFRWEWFPAAGEVIAASAFYKEIDNQLTKVYSANSTGLDARFPEFPSIRFENDPNKGRVYGIELEVVKDLGKLWQPLNHFFLGSNLLLAQSEIKKSPERLSDSRIVDRRSPSNSPLFEQAPYSVNAWLNYSNPKSRTDLTVTFNEVGERLIQINLTGEPDLYSRPAPVLDFVFSQYLTKRLQLKGYAKNILNPAYREVYANPGTGGKYYGNTYIRRSYNRGTEFMIGLNYNIF, via the coding sequence ATGCGTATTTCCTTTTACGTAATGGTGCTGTCGCTGACAGTTACCAACCTAATGGCCAGCGTAGCTTCCAAAGGGCAATCGGCCGAACGGATACGGTTGTCGCTTGATATTCATGGACAGCCCCTTAGAACTGCGCTGGAGCAACTTTCCACCAAATCAGGTGTAAGGATCTACTTTAATGACGAAAAAGTGGATCGGATCAGACATGTCAGTGTACATGCCGAAGATGAGCTGCTGATGGACATCCTTCAGGAGCTGTTATCTGCTACCGGCATGGCCGCACAGCTATATGGCGATAACAGGATCACTATCATTCCTGCTGCCGACCTGCCACCACCTGTAAAGGGTACAGTGACTGACAAAGCCAATGGTACACCGCTGCCAGGCGTAGGTATCCGCATCAAAGGCAAGGCCGGCGGTGTTATCACGGATGCCAACGGACGCTATAGTATCAATATCCCCGAGGGTGGCGCTACGATCGTTATTTCCTATATCGGTTACGAACAGCAGGAAATCCGTGTAGGTGCAGGTACTGCCACATTGAATATTTCGCTGAAGGCTTCCCGTACACAGCTCAACGAAGTACAGGTACAGGCACGTCGTAAAGCGAATACGGAAATGGCTGTACTGGCCGAACGCCGCGCCGCCGCTATTGTGCAGGATGGGATCTCTGCTGCGAACATTGAAAAAACAGCGAGTATTACCACTACACAGGCACTGCAACGTGTTTCGGGTGTAACGATCACCGATGATAAATATGTAGCTATCCGCGGCCTCGGCGACCGCTCTGTTATCGGACAGCTCAACGGTGTACGCCTCGCTTCTTCAGACCCCGACAGAAGCGCCATTCCGCTGGACCTCGTACCGGCCGGATTACTGGATAATATCACGGTGTATAAAACGTATACGCCTGATAAACCAGCTGACGCTGCGGCTGGTATCATCGAGCTCAAAACCCGCTCTGTTCCGGATTCTGCTGCGTTTAATATCACTATACAGTCTGGCTACAATTCCAATATCGGCCTGGGTGGGAAAGTAAACAGCTTCTATAACAGCGATCCCGGATTTTTCGGACAGAAAGTAAAAAATGCCGGCTTGTCAAATGATTTCGTTCAACTGGGAAAGCAATACCCTGGCGGATTTAAGGATGTTCAAAGCATGATTGCCAACAGTGGCTATGATCCTGCCATTAAGCAGGAAGTCAACCGGATAAACGGTATCATGCATAGCTTCGATCCTATTCTCACCACACATTATAATACCGCGAAATTAAACCAGATCTATTCTGCCACCTATGGCAATAGTTTCACCATCTTCAAAAAACATAAATTGGGGGTAATTGCCGGTGTAAACTATTATCAGCGTGCTACAGATATCCATGGCGGCGACCTCACACAGTGGAGCATCTACCAGGGTGTACTTACCGGTAATAACCAGGTAAGCAGTACCCGTATCATTCCTAACTATATCACGCCCAATAATATCAATCTTGGGAAATATATCTCTTATAAAGAAAATACGGGAACATCTACCTTGAACTACGGTTTCCTGGGCGGGCTTACCTATCGGGTGAATGCGCGCAATGAAGTGAGTATGCAGTATATGGGTAGCCGTGGTGCGGAAGTACAGGCCAGTAACCTGTATGGTGCCTATGAATACACCGGGCTGCCGGGAACAGTGAGTAATGTCGTGTATTCCCTGCGTCGTAGCTATCGTACGTTAAATACTTTCAACCTGCAGGGCGAACACCGCCTCACTGCAGCTGAATATTCACCTAAGCTGAGTTATAACCTGGCCACTTCTACATCCGGGCAGGATGACCCTGATTACCGCTTCGTCAATCTGGCTGCCTACAGGCCTAAGAATGGCGGCTTTTATGTTGGGAATGGTAGTCTGCCCAATACCGGCGGCTCTCCAGAAGGTACGCCGGTATATTATTCACTTGTGTCAGGTTATGTAAATGGCTATGGCCCGTATGGTATCATACAGGCAGACCCTAATGGCCGACGTTACCGTAATCTGCACGAAACCAACTACAACTACAAGGCTGATCTGTCGGTGCCTTTCCGCCTGCTGGGTGAGAAACAGGAGTTTAAAACCGGTGTAAACTATCTGCACCGCGACAGAACTTTCAATGAGAATGTGCTGTCACTTCCTGGAAGTAATTTCTCTTCTACCGGCAACCTGGCACTGTATGCTGTACATGGCAACCTGGACCGCCTGGTAGGTTCCGATCAGATTGGCGTGAGAGTGCCTTCCGGTGCCACTGGCGAGGGACAGCCTGCTGTTGGTGGTTTCCTCTATAATGCACAGAAATCGCCGAATAACTACAAAGGATTTTATGAAACACGCGCTTTCTATGGTATGCTGGACCTGCATCTGCTAAAGAACCTCCGTGTAACCGGCGGTACGCGTTTAGAGATGACGGATATACAGGCGGCTGTAGATACGGCGGGCGTATTCCTCGATCCTAGTCTGACCGCTCCCAATAAAGACGGACAGACAGTGAAGCTGGTATTGACACAACCTAACTCCGTTTATAAAACAGATTACAAGCCCTACTATTCACTCAACATCACCTACAATCCTCAGCGGGATATGAACCTGCGCCTGGGTTACAGCACTACGCTTGCCAGACCTGAGCTCAGAGAACTTACCAACGTTTTCGAATTCGACCCCTTCCAGTTTGCCCTGGTGGTCGGAAATCCTAAACTGGTAAATCAGACGACGACCAACTACGATTTCCGTTGGGAGTGGTTTCCTGCTGCAGGAGAGGTGATCGCAGCTTCTGCTTTTTATAAAGAGATAGATAACCAGCTGACCAAAGTATACAGCGCCAATTCAACCGGACTGGATGCGCGTTTCCCTGAATTCCCTTCCATCCGTTTTGAGAACGATCCCAACAAAGGACGTGTATATGGTATCGAGCTGGAAGTAGTGAAAGACCTGGGTAAACTATGGCAGCCACTGAACCACTTCTTCCTGGGAAGCAACCTGTTGCTGGCACAGAGTGAAATTAAAAAGTCACCTGAACGCCTGAGCGATTCCAGGATTGTGGACAGACGCTCACCTTCCAATAGTCCGCTGTTTGAACAGGCACCTTATTCTGTGAATGCATGGCTGAACTATAGCAATCCTAAAAGCAGGACTGATCTGACAGTTACGTTCAATGAAGTAGGAGAAAGATTAATACAGATCAATCTCACCGGAGAACCTGATTTATACAGCAGACCTGCGCCGGTACTGG